GCTCCCGAAAAACCCCTAGCCGCAGCCATCAACGAATACACAACTCCCACTAGAAAAACTCCACCGCCTAAGCTAGCAACATAGGAAGGAACTAAAACGTTAATACTGATCAAGTTGACAAAAGCCAAAACCAAAGATACCAGCACCAGACCACGCAATTCTCCACGCAAGCTACAGCCAAACATAACTAAAACACCACAAAAACACTTATATTCTTAACATCAGGCACAACGGTCTCGAAGCATAAATTGCTGGAAGTTCATAGCACAATATTAGAGAGCCCCCCACAAAACCTTAACTTGACAGCACCAAATACCCCCCTGTAGTAAAATTTATATTTAATTAAATATAATTAGTCTCGATGTTTGTCGAGTACCTCATAGTATTTTTCTCTTCACTTTTATGCGAGTACATAGATTCTACTCTTGGAATGGGTTTCGGCACTACTCTCACACCGCTGCTAATGTTGCTGGGACTTGACCCCCTAGCTATAGTCCCAGCTGTATTGCTTTCAGAGTTTGCCACTGGTATCACAGCGAGTTTCTTCCATAACAAGTTTGGCAACGTCGAGCTTAACGCCCATTCAAAAGATACTAGAGTCGCTCTAATACTCGCCTCCTGTAGCATCATCGGATCTATAGTCGCCGTGTCACTAGCCCTTAAACTCCCTAAAATCATCGTAAAACTATACATAGGATTCCTAGTTTTAGCCATGGGATTGCTGATACTATCTAAGTATAGGAGTAGATCCGGTTTCTCGTGGAAGAAGATAATAGCGCTAGGATTACTGAGTTCTTTCAATAAAGCTATAAGCGGCGGAGGCTATGGCCCAGTGGTCGTTGGAGGACAGTTGCTGTCTGGGATTGAAAGTAAGAGAGCTATAGGCATAACATCTCTCGCGG
The nucleotide sequence above comes from Thermoproteales archaeon. Encoded proteins:
- a CDS encoding sulfite exporter TauE/SafE family protein; translated protein: MFVEYLIVFFSSLLCEYIDSTLGMGFGTTLTPLLMLLGLDPLAIVPAVLLSEFATGITASFFHNKFGNVELNAHSKDTRVALILASCSIIGSIVAVSLALKLPKIIVKLYIGFLVLAMGLLILSKYRSRSGFSWKKIIALGLLSSFNKAISGGGYGPVVVGGQLLSGIESKRAIGITSLAEGLTCLAGFIAYVALGGLNSLSWSLTLSLVAGALTSTPIAAYSVKEFDPKKVKKYVSLAIVFLGLLTLLQFLVI